In one Chelmon rostratus isolate fCheRos1 chromosome 7, fCheRos1.pri, whole genome shotgun sequence genomic region, the following are encoded:
- the crybb1l3 gene encoding crystallin, beta B1, like 3 gives MSHSGAQGSIGSHSAIGLRNHKIYLYEYENFQGRRMDLFGECRNMSEKGFDRIGSIRVECGPWVGYEQQNMTGEMFILEKGEYPRWDTWSNSYRCDRFMSVRPVRMDPQDHKICLYECPNFEGRKMEVCDEDIPSLWSYGFQDRVASIQVTGGTWVGYQYPGYRGFQYVFEMGPYKHWNDWGAHHPQIQSIRRVRDMQTHRRGCFEMTA, from the exons ATGTCTCACTCAGGTGCTCAGGGCAGTATCGGCAGTCACTCTGCCATTGGGCTGCGCAATCACAAG ATATACCTCTATGAATATGAGAACTTCCAAGGGCGTAGGATGGACCTGTTTGGAGAGTGCCGTAACATGAGTGAGAAGGGCTTTGACAGAATCGGCTCCATCAGGGTGGAGTGTGGACC CTGGGTGGGTTATGAGCAGCAGAACATGACCGGTGAGATGTTCATACTGGAGAAGGGAGAGTATCCCCGCTGGGACACCTGGTCCAACAGCTACAGGTGTGACCGCTTCATGTCGGTCAGGCCCGTCCGAATG GATCCCCAAGACCACAAGATTTGCCTGTATGAATGTCCAAACTTCGAGGGTCGTAAGATGGAGGTGTGTGATGAGGATATTCCAAGCCTGTGGTCTTATGGCTTCCAGGACCGTGTTGCCAGCATTCAGGTCACTGGTGGAAC tTGGGTGGGCTACCAGTACCCTGGCTACCGTGGCTTCCAGTATGTGTTCGAAATGGGCCCTTACAAGCACTGGAATGACTGGGGAGCCCACCACCCCCAGATCCAGTCCATCCGCAGGGTGAGAGACATGCAGACGCACCGCAGGGGCTGCTTCGAGATGACCGCATAG